From a region of the Candidatus Brocadia sp. genome:
- a CDS encoding serine protease, giving the protein MPVEILTDELVDLCECRPEGSPLESVCGRDDRVEVTSTTVVPWRWICKLIITFPNGARGGCTGWFIGPKAVMTAGHCVYSSANGGWARQIEVIPGMRGASRPYGSMIGTSFRSVTGWTNNADPNYDYGCIILSSASLGNQVGWFGFAALTDASLLNLLANNSGYPGDKPPGTQWFNAGRITNMTARKLYYMLDTYGGQSGSPTWRYLNGQRHAVGIHAYGGCPNSSTRIVAAVFNNMMAWRNS; this is encoded by the coding sequence ATGCCAGTGGAGATTCTTACCGACGAATTGGTTGACCTGTGTGAGTGCAGGCCGGAAGGATCTCCACTTGAGAGTGTGTGTGGTCGAGACGACCGTGTCGAGGTAACAAGCACTACCGTGGTCCCATGGCGGTGGATCTGCAAACTAATAATCACGTTTCCAAACGGCGCGCGTGGTGGGTGCACAGGTTGGTTCATTGGCCCTAAAGCAGTGATGACCGCCGGACACTGCGTCTATTCTAGCGCCAACGGTGGTTGGGCACGTCAGATCGAGGTCATTCCAGGCATGCGAGGAGCATCGCGGCCGTATGGATCGATGATCGGAACGTCTTTCCGTAGCGTCACTGGTTGGACGAATAATGCCGACCCGAACTACGATTATGGATGCATCATTTTGTCCAGTGCTTCGCTCGGGAATCAGGTCGGCTGGTTCGGCTTCGCAGCACTGACGGATGCCTCGCTACTAAACCTTCTCGCGAACAACTCTGGGTACCCTGGTGACAAACCACCCGGTACACAGTGGTTCAATGCTGGCAGGATAACCAACATGACCGCTCGCAAACTCTACTATATGCTCGACACGTACGGCGGACAAAGCGGTAGTCCAACGTGGCGTTACCTTAATGGTCAGCGTCATGCGGTGGGTATCCACGCCTATGGCGGTTGTCCAAATAGTTCGACTCGCATTGTTGCGGCGGTTTTCAACAACATGATGGCTTGGCGAAATAGTTGA